acttccggcaaactcctggactttgcgacgatccacttggcaagttccgacgagcttcgcttggcaagcttctggacttctcggatctgttctcgcagaacctccgacgaccgtccgaacttccgtcgaactctcgaactcccaacgtgatcatgaacttgacttcggcgcaactcctgctgcttgtctaactttcatcgtagttaatcctgcacacttatctcaacacatagattagacaacaaatgacaattgacttcatcatcaaaatccgagattcaacatatatatatatatatatatatgtatatatatatgtatatatgtatatatatatgtatatatgtatatatatatgtatatatgtatatatatatatgtatatatgtatatatatatgtatatatgtatatatatatgtatatatatatatatatatatgtgtatctatatatatgtatatatatatatgtatatatatatatatatgtatatatatatatatatatacatatatatatatatatatatatgtatatgtatatatatatatatatatgtatgtatatatatatatgtatatatatatatatatatatgtatatatatatgtatgtatatatatatgtatgtatatatatatgtatgtatatatatatgtatgtatatatatgtatgtatatatatatgtatatgtatatatatatatatatacatataaatatatatatatacatacatatatatatatacatacatatatatatatatatatatacatatatatatacatatacatatgtatatatatatatatatatatgtatatatatatatatatatatatatatatgtatatatacatatatgtatatatatatatgtatatatatatatacatatatatatatatatacatatatatatatacatatatatatatatatatacatacatatatatatacatatatatatatatacatatatatatatatacatatatatatatatatatatatatatatatatatttatatatatatatatatatatatatatatatatatatatatatatatatatatatacatatgtatatatatatgtgtgtgcgtgtgtatatatatatatgtgtatatatatatgtatacatatgtatatatacatatatgtatacatatataaacacatatatatacatatatatatatatatatatatatatatatatatatatatatatatatatatacatatatatatacatatatacatatatatatatatacatatatacatatatatatatatatatatatatatatatatatatacatatgtataaatatatatgttatatatatatatatatatatatatatatatatatatatatatatatatatatttatatatatatatatacatatgtatatatgtatatatatgtatatgtatatatgtatatatatatatatacatatacacatatacatatatatacatatatatatatacatatgtatatatatatatgcatgtatatatatatgtgtatatacatatatatatatatagatatatatgtatatgtatatatatatatgtatatatttgtacatatatatatatatatagatatatatatatatatatctatatacatatatatatacatatttgtatatgtatatatatatatgtatatatttgtatatatatatatatagatatatatatatatatatctatatatatatatatacaaatatatacatatatatatatacatatacatatatgtatatatatatgtatatacatatatatatatatatatatatacatatatgtatatacatatatatacctttatatatacatatatatacatatatatatatatatatgtatatatttatatatacatatatatgtatatatatacatatatatatatttgtatacgtatatatgtatatatatgtatatatgtgtgtgtatatatatatatatatatatatatatatatatatatatatatatatatatatatatatatatatatatatatatatatgtataactgAAGATTTATTATGCTCCATTTGTTGGAATATATAATAGAGTTGTGTAATTATTCTGTTGTGCATGATATAGAAGAATGTTTTGAATGGTTTGGACTTCTCTTTCTAAAATATAATagaatttaattttttctttttaggaTGGTCTTGAGTTTGTGATTGTgtcaaatttaaatttaaatttataaaaacataGAATTGATTATATTCTAATTTGAATCGGGCGGGTGGTTGGTTCGCTCCGTGTTTAGACTCAACATTTTAATCCATATATTGACACAGTCGTATAAATATGATGATGGATGGGGAGTGCTCTACTCATCCTTATCTCATAATCGCATTGATAATAACAAAAATCACTCCTTACAAGTTGGTCCCTTTGAAGATAATTATTACCTCTGGTTAGATTGTTGAAACTTAACGCACTTACTATTATGATCGTGATGAGTTAATCCAAACAACACATTTTTCATACTACTATATAATGGAAGAATATGATATACTTCTACATAATAGGATTCGGAGGAAGATGGTAGATCATCTCCTTATccgatacttttttttttgtcttgggCTTTGAGATTGATCTCCCATACCCTTTCTCTTCTCTCGGAGATCATACAGAAAAATACactgaaaagagggagaaagaaagaaacaaggaAGCATGCAGAAGAACAGACAAGAAAGACTTGGAATTATGATTCTTTAGCTTTTCCAACTCGATAGGATCATGAACATAGGAATAGCACATGATTTTTGCCTGAAGCTTTCGCCCGCAATAGATGGTAGGCCTTCTCGATCCGATTGCCGTCACAGTAGTAAAGGCAGGCAAGGTGTCGGTAAGGTGGCACCTACTTGTCTCATTGTATGCAAGACTTCAATTCTTTTTGCTGCTCTACATGGTTTCAGGTTGTCTTGCCAAACTAGGAGTATTCGGAGGTCACCACCCTCTTTAGAGAGATACCTTCCATCATTTGTGCAAGTTCCAGAACAAGGATGTTCTCCCAGGTCTAGCAGCAATTAATTGCTCCACTGTATGTATGTATTTGACTAGCAAGTTCCAGAACTTGACGCAATTACTATTATCTCTCTCATCTGTCCTAGAATCTCATATGAGAGGTCACTTTCACAGCTAGAATGCTGGAACATGCCTTCTTACATGAGATACCTGCTTGACTCTTCAATTCTAGGATTGAATTGTAGTCTACAGATATCAGCACAGAAATTTTGTTGATGTGTTGTTACACGCCGGAATAGTCCATCCCTACATGTGATGCTAAGCTTCTGATTGTAATAAATGGAGATCAGATTAGCAAAGGAAGAGTAAGAGGAGGAaagcaaaaagaaaacaaaacaagcTCCATCTGGATACAGCTcagggtctctctctctctctctctctctctctctttctcagtgCATCTCTCATGCACATACAGAGCAGGAGTTTGAAGGCTGATGATGGTCATCGTACTGGAGGAGCATGTGAATCCGCAGAAAACAAGTCAGTGACAGGCATTTGACAGGCCAAAGTGGATGAGTCAAAGGGTACTCCAGGTAAAGCTGTTCAATTGCATCTTCTTCGGTCAAATCCTACTCCACCAGTGACAAAATTCCCCCGTCATCATTGATTTAGTAAAACAGGATTGTGTTCAAGCGGCAAGTGATCTGACCTATCCAATCTCTTCTTCAtcgtcacagagagagagagagagacatccaGGTGACATGGGAAAGCAGAAGGGTGGGCAAAGTTCACCACATACATGTAACAAAAGGATGGCTTAAGCTGAGCATGGTTGGAAGGAGTGATGGACAAAGACAGTGACACCAAGTATAGAAAGAGACAAAGTACAGGgtccatatataaatatataaaggtAGACatagaagtatatatatatatatatatatatatatatatatatatatatatatatatatatatatatatatatatatatataatccccaTTACATCAAAACAAAATTGGTAAGCACTGTGAGGCTGCAATATGACTCCCCACTGTGCCCACCTCGTCAGTAATGGGAATGCTCAGTGGTTCCTCCCCACATACCAGCACAAAGTTTCCCAGAATGTCCCCACATGGATAGGGGCATTTTGAGCAGGACAACATCCACAGACATGAAAGTTATGAGCAGCAGCGACCAGAcacagtaagagagagagagagagagagattaggagAGGGGAGATCTGTGGGGAGCTCCCTTCCTCCTGTTGCTCAAGGATAGGACAATCTGAGGGAAGAAGCCGGCaccgctcttcttcttcttcggcgcCCCGCCGTTGCTGGAGGCGGAGCCGCCACGGTGCTGCGTCACGTCTTCCGGGGCGATCAGGTCATCATCGTCTTCGAGGAGATCGGAGCCGTCCATCCGCAGATTCTCGAAGTGAGGGAAGGCGAAGTCGGACTCGCTGAACCTGAATAATATGCTCGATAGATCATCTCCTCGCAGCAGCACATGGTCCACCTACATGCGCTCCCATGACAACAGCAACTGAAGCATGCATCATCAATGGAGCTTACTTCTGAGGGAGACAGGGGAAGAGTACGTACCTTGCACGAGAGAGAGCAGAAGTGGAAGGGCTCTTGGAGGATCCTGTCGCAGGTCAAGCAAATGTTGCCGGAGCCCTTGAAAGGCCTGGATTGAGGCCTTGGCTTCAGGAACACCACTTTGGCACTGTTGATAGTGTATGGCTGTCACAAGAGCCATGGAACAAAGGAAACAATTTCTCAGACCAAATCCATCTTACATGCACTCAATTAACCTCAAGGCTGTGTACGTACCTGGACATAGGAACAGTCTATGAGCCTCTCAAGATCATCCAATCGAACCACATCATTGTACACATAACGTCTCACCTAAACCTCACAAAAGATCAGATAATTAGGTACGCAAATATGAATTACTGGGTACTTATGTGACAGACCACAAGCTAAGTGGTCAACGATGCCACTGTGTTAAAAGTATTACAGGGGAAAAGCCACTCTGTCCTTTGGAGGCAAAATAGTAAACTCGTCCTCCCGAGGTGGGGAAAGAGATGATTGGTGGAAGTCGGAAGGTTTCTTCTGCTTGAAGGAAGATTAATGGCGTACACAAATCTATCTGTTCTTGGAAATTTACAGAAGCTACTGAATTAAGAAGGAGAAAGACAAAATATTTAGACGTTTGagtaaaaagattaattttatggTACGTTTTCATGGTCACCAAGAGGAGAGCAACCAACATAATGTCATCACAGAAGGTAAAGAAAGGATTGAAATTATGTTAATTCTCTTTATATTTTAAGGACACTGTAGCTATCAGGAATGGAGAATTGGGAAACTATAGAGCGATGAGACCAAGTAATAAGAGCAATCCTCGTGTGGAAGTGTAGAATCTAGAGTGGAAGAGCAATTTCCTTTAACAAGGTGTAAAAAATCTACAAAAGATTTTGCTGTCCACATGAAGCCAACCACAGTGAGAAGCTACAACAAGCCTACGGTATTTCTCTTGAAGCTGTTGTAGATACAGAAAGATATAAGATGTGAATGTATAAAGGACAACAAGTACTAGTATGTCTAgtcccaaagagagagagagaaaaccaaGATGGTAATAATTCTTTGACCTTGATTCTGAACAAGACAGGGATGAAAGTATTATTAgttttggagaaaaaaaaatgagAGCTTGAAGCTCAAGCAGAAAAgatatatagcaaaattagtggtATAAGACCAACAATTCAGCGAGGTTACAGTGCTCGGTAAAAGGGAAGGAGTAAAACAGAAGTACAATTTGAGGAAAAATGAAGGAAACCACCACCATGGGACTAACACAGCTGCCACAATCTTTAGAGAATTATTGGCAATATTCTTAGTGTAATCACTCAAAAAGTTTATGATCATAAAATTAAGGACATATGTAAGATGAAAGGGTCAAGTCATCAGAACAAGCGTTAGAAAGAGAGAAATGATCTGCTATGCCACTGGCTAGTGATACTGAAACTGGAAGTTGCCCAGTTGgcagaggggaggaggaggaggaggatttgaGAGCTCATTAGGGGAAGGCATGAGCAAGAATTAAgcttggtggtggaggaggaggaggaaagacgGGAGTGAGCAGACCTGGAGGAGTGGGTGGGAGGGGTGGGCGGCTGCGCAGTGGGGGCAGATACTGGTGCAGCAGTCGAGGCAGAAGATGTTCTTCTCGTTCTTCTTCCGGCTCTCATGGGCCCCGCACCCCACGAAGAAGCTCTCCTCCACCAAGCCCCCCAGCCACCCCGGCAtcgctgctgctggtgctgcCACCCCATTCCCCCCTTCATATGCCCCTCTCCCCATCCTCTCTCTCTGTATGCCTTTGAAGCCAACTCACACActgtctctctctgtttctcactCTCTGTCTTCGGCTCCCTCACTTCTATCTCTTTTTATGAAATTGTATATAGGAACAGTGATCCAGTGGTTTTCTTCTTGAGCTTAAACTGTGGAGGAGAAAGTGAAGCTGGGTGGGATTAACGAACCTCCTGCGCCTATTTATAGGTGGCTGGCAGGAACagcaccagagagagagagagagagagccgagTGACTGAGTGATCAAGGAAGGTGAGAGAAAATAATGGGTCCTCTTCCTACCAAAGAAGAAGGGCAAAGAAAAAACGTAGCAATTGATGGGGAATGGGTTGGAGAACAAATGGAATTATGGGTTTTTTGGggcattttttgttcttttttccccTTCAACTTTGGCAGTGGGTGGTGGTGCTTATGGCGGGAAGACAAGAACCCACCCTACTATTTCTTTGTACTTTTCCTGTGCTGTCCTGCCTGGTATTTCCCCTCCCTCCCTCAAGAAAAATGGCCGAGGCGTTACAGGAAAAGCAAGAGAAAAGAgatcttttgtttccttttcctGTTTTGCCTTCTCCTTTTATCtgatctctctctccccttctcttTCTTCCTGCGTCTGGTTTCTCCTGCTTTAGTTTTGGAGATAAGGTTTCTGCTCCTCAAAACCATATCATCCTGCCATGAAGCTTGGTATTGAGTTGAAGCTTGATGAACTCATACGCCTGAATGCTAGCACAAAAATCTAAGAGATGAAAGCTCATCAAGTTCCAAACGAAGGTAATGTACCGCCCTGACAAAACCTGGAAAAGATGGAAGCTCTAACGAATAATTTGGGCCCATTTGCATGTGATGAGGCTTCCGTGTGGTCATAGTTGATTAGCAATCAACTGATCCGAAAGCATCAAACATGGCCATTGCTTCCTTGATGGAGACACCAACTCACCAATGTGGTCTTCGTTGCTTGTTAAGATTAAAAATGAGAACTCTCATTGCAGTAAATTCTTTCCTAATCAAAGCTTTTTACTATTTTGATCCAATGAAGTCCAAGAAGAGACACATTGACTTCATTAGAATGTAACTCAATCAACCTTAGTAAAGGTGTAGTGTGGAATGTTAGATTTGATGGACATCCAAAAATATGAACAGAAGAGATTCACAGAGCCACGAGGCCGTGGccagtgaagagagagagagagagaattggacTGCAACTTTAAACAGGGGCTCATAAGAAAGGTTTAAGGAGGTGATTAGCCACCAAGCTTCTCATTTGAGCTGGAGGTTATGCAATTAGAAGAACCATCACAGCTTCATATTCTTCAAAGGACAGTCACCAGTGTCCTTCGATGTGAAGTCCAGCAAACATGGGGCCATTTGCACACCATCAGGTTGGGCCAAATCATCATGCTGGCCCCACCTCATGGGGATGACATGGCAGGATCCATATCGCTACACCAGTGGGGTTGATGGAGCCAACCCCCGGGTAACAATGATTGCAGCACTCTGAGCTTCACCATTGGCCTCCAGGGTTCCAAGGACGAGCAATTCATACACCACCAAGTTCTTCTGCTCAGTTGTTCCACATGGTGAGCTTGATCTTGATCTGGCAATCATCCTTGTAACATAAATGGAGATACCAGTGATGCTGGACCAGGAAAGCTGGGGACTAGAAATGAGATACGGCTGCCTCATCCATCAAACTCAACAGATGACATGATCACTGTGCTTCCACCTGTGACTTAGGAAGAAAGAACGATCTGCATAGACTTGGAAATATATCCACcagtcttcatcatcatcatcttgttcTTTCCTAAGAACTTTATCTTGTGGTAAATCGTGAAACCAGCTCGCTGTGGTCGGTACATGCATGTGAAACCGTACGGATGAGCGACGCTTGTGCTGAGAGAAAGGTATGGGCGAGCATTTGGGGGTGGACCTACAAATCTTTCTCCTGCGACCAGTTGATTCGAGAAGACACCACAACCCACCGTAGCTTAGTATGTGCTCACCCTGTAGCTTGATTCAATATGGTGCACATACAAGCTACCGAGCGACGCTTCTCTTTAGCAGCATGATGATGTATGTAAAGTTTAAATTTCAGACTCTTCTACTGCAAGCAAGTCTGAGTGTTTCTCTCCCTGTGTTAATTACGTAATCATGTTTAATCTGCAAAACAATTCATCTGTACAGTAAAACAATCACCAGAAGAAGGAAGGAGTCAGAGAATGCTTTGGATGATGTGTACTAAGCTTTAATTTCACATCACATCCATCACCATAACTAGAAGTTTCAACCTTCTGCTTCTATTGTCCCAAATGGAGCAAAGGGGCTCACAGTGGGGGAGTGGGTGTTTACCACTCCCATGTGGTTGTGGTGCAAGGAAGGAAGGGGGTGGTCGAACTGTGGTTGGCCCTTTGCATGTGACACCAACACCAAAAGGCCGGTGGCAACATCCTAAGGATGTGACATCTGGTTGACTCCACCCCATCCAATCAGTGCTCTCACGCATCACAGATTTTTGGTCGAGTGCCACTTTGTTGGTTGACTAGGATTGGATCCTCTATGCTAGATTCAAGTTGGAACTTCTTAATATGGTCGTCAGGTGTCGCTCGTGAGATGCCTTCTGGTCCTGCGGCAGCCTCTTCCTGCTTTACCTCCTGCACATGAACAGCAGATGAATGACTGAGTGAGCGAGTTCTGTTCTGAGAGGATCGAAGATAAGAACTGCAAGCTGTGAGAGATACTCTCAGCAA
The DNA window shown above is from Musa acuminata AAA Group cultivar baxijiao chromosome BXJ2-4, Cavendish_Baxijiao_AAA, whole genome shotgun sequence and carries:
- the LOC135609048 gene encoding protein RGF1 INDUCIBLE TRANSCRIPTION FACTOR 1-like, with the translated sequence MGRGAYEGGNGVAAPAAAMPGWLGGLVEESFFVGCGAHESRKKNEKNIFCLDCCTSICPHCAAAHPSHPLLQVRRYVYNDVVRLDDLERLIDCSYVQPYTINSAKVVFLKPRPQSRPFKGSGNICLTCDRILQEPFHFCSLSCKVDHVLLRGDDLSSILFRFSESDFAFPHFENLRMDGSDLLEDDDDLIAPEDVTQHRGGSASSNGGAPKKKKSGAGFFPQIVLSLSNRRKGAPHRSPLS